GAATAAATATAGGAGAGATATATGTCATAACATATATGGTAATTAAGCATACTAAATAATGTGTTATAAAATATAAGACTATCGATAAAAATATTATAGAAAATAATAATCCTGATGCTAATATTATAATATTTCCCGCCATAAAAAATCCAAACATAACCGTAAAAAATTTAAGTGATCCTATTTTGCTTAAATCTTCGGGACTATTTGAATCCGGCGTGCCTAAATCCGGTATGGGACTATTATTGCCTTTACCGTTAGTAGTACTGGAAAAATTGCTTAAAATTCCGCCGCTATCGATATTATAAAGTAAATCCATACCCAGATAATAACCTATCCGGCAATCAATAGCATCCCATAGGGCATAAAATTGATAGCCGGAAGGGTATTTTGTCGTGTCAAATTCACATAAACCTCGCGAGCCGCCGGCGTTAAATACTATTTGAGCAAATTCCGGTGCAATTCCCGTTAATAACGGTAAACCGTATTTGAGCATGCCGTTTTCTTGATACGGTTTACCGCCCTGCAAAGTTATCTGTCCAAGACCGATAGCAAAATAAGTAACAAATAAAAATTTTATAACAAAAATTGCTATCTTATCGATATTTGCATAATCCTTATTTAATATCATATTAAAGCCGAAAAACATCGTATAAAGAATTAATGCGGCACCGATAGTGCTTTTTAAATATCCTTGAAATATAGGGAAGGAATTAAGGTTAGTTATACTAATACTTTGATCTTGAGGGGTGCAGCTAGTTTCTCTAAAAAATACTTTATCAAGCGTTTCTTTTAAACAATCAACGGCAAGACCGGAAAAATTAAGTAACGATTGACTACGATTTTCTTGCATGTAACAGCTTTTTCCGACATTACTACAATCAGGAATCGGAGGAGAAGGGGGAGGAGTAGAGCTGTTTAGAGTCTTACATGCTATAGGTGTCGGTCCTCTTGGGGTCGGCATAAATAGACATAAATCATGTGTCCCCGATCTCTTAACCGTTAAAATAATATCTTTTAATAATGGATTTCCTCCTAAAGTTGGCTCATTTGGGCTTACTGAGCCAAGAGTTTTGGAAGCATTTTCATTAATTATATCTATAACACATGATCCGCTTGAATAACCATTTCTAATACAAAGCTTAAAGCTAGAATTATCAGCATCGCAATAACCGGTGCCGCTTAAACCTTTACCGGCAACACTGCGCCTTACTTGACCATATGCAGTTTGCTCAAGAAAATTATCCGGTGTAAAAGGTAAAGGAGAGCAAGACTCGCCATAGGTACCGGCAAAGCTATTTAATGTGCTAAACATTAAGTAAACTGTAATAAAAATTTTTGCAATTTTATGAATTTTCATTAGAACCGCTATCTATTTTTTTACTATTAGGTCCGGCTCTTCCTCCGCCGCTGCGTAATAACTCTTCTCTTTCTTTCTCCGCGGCTACTTTTCGTTCACGAATTTCAGCGTTGCGTTTTTCTTGTTTTATAAACCCTGCTTCTCCTTGTTGCTTTTCATGGCTTTCTTGTTCATTTAAGTCTTTATTGTCGGCTAAGCCATATGCCTTTTTCTTAGTAGAAATATTATCTTGTGTATCTTCTTTTATACTTTCTGTTTTACGTTCGATATTGAGCTGTCCGGATAAATCTTCAAATTTATCGGCTTCGCCGGTTCTCTTTATTCGCTCTTCTTGTTTTGGAGATTCTGGTAGTTTGTTTGTATCATCTTTTATAGGGTCTTTTTTCTCTTCTTTACTATTATCTAAACTAGTCGGCGAAGTTGCAATATCAGGTGACTTTAAGCTAGAAGGTGTGGCAATAGAAGCTCTCATATTAGCAAAAGAATCATTAGCAGAACTTCCGGTATCGTTGCTGATATTGTCAAAAGAAGAAGTTGCTCCTCCGGAACCGCTAGAAGTCGGTGCTTTAACATTCCCTGAACTGTTACCGCCTGAGGTCGGCACGGTACTACCGCCGCCGCCACCGCCACCGCCGCTTGTTGCTAAATTGTCTCTTGATTTTCCACCGCTGCCGCTCATGAACTCTCCGGCTTTACCGCCGCCTTTTGCTATGCCGTCTAAGGCTTTAGTTGCTTGACCCGCCGCTGCTAGTCCTGCCATAGCGGCTTTAAAAATTGCTTGCGGTTTTATAGCAACATTGCTAAGGGAAACTCCTTCCGTCATATCAGCAGCAAATTCAGCTAATTGACTACTAAAATTATACATTAAATACAAAGTGAAACAGGCAGTAATCAATGCTAAAAGAATATCTTTGATTTTTTCAAAAAGTACTTTCGGTGATATAAAAAACATCCCCGGTCCTAAAATAATACCGGATAAAAATTGAAATTTAGCTAAATATTTATCCGTCTCGGTAGCACCGGGCTTTTCCGTAATTATCTCATCTAAACTATCTTTACCGAAATCAAACATTGTGGAAAGGGGGTTATTTAGCATATAACCCAAACTATTTTTACAGCTATCCGCTTCCTCTTTGGTATATTTATTCCAATCATTATCAATATAAAATATTAATACGTCTCGGCTTGTTTTTCCTCCGCCTTGGGCTACATTTTCTATACTATTATGTATTAACTTATTGGTATATTTACACTGACCGTAAAAACCAAAATCATAAACCGAAAACATAGTAATCATAAAAGTTGTTACAACCATAGGCTGTAGTAAAAACGATATTAGGAGCTTAACCCACGATTCAAAATAACCGCGCGTATATTGAAATAAAAACATGGGTACGAAAAGAGGAGCCAAAATACCGAGTATTACTATCGATATCATACACATAACGGTAGCGTTAACCATAAATGCTGCAACCGAAATTACTAATAGCGGATAAGAAAGGGCAATTGAGACAAGCATCATATTCCCTGAAATTATAGCCGGAATTAATAAATAAATATAAGGCGGTGCGCTAAAGCTAAAAAAATCAAAATTCTTAAAATCATGGCTTTTATAAGCATTTTCTACATATAAAGTAGATAGCATATCAAGACCTAAATAGTGAGCTACTCGGCAATCTAATGCATCCCATAAAGCTATATAAGCAATTTTACTATCATATTGAATATCGGAGCCGTTAAATTTACATAAATCAGACGGAGACGCATTCATTACCCAACTCGCAAGCCCGCTTATGCCGTCAAGCAAAAAAGGAAAAACAAATTGAATCATTCCGTCTAACCGATCATAGTTAGATGTGCTGCCGGGTGTTATATTGATACCTATTGAAAAATAAGTTACAAATAACATTTTCAATATAAAATTTATGAATTCCGCTTTTGGCGGTACTTCTCCTGCAAGAATTATTTTAAAACCGAAGAAAATGACATATAGAGTTAACAGAGCCGTAACTATTTTATGCATATTTACTTGAAACTGAAATAAAGCGCTGCTATTTCTTTTCGACGGATCGGTAATTACCTGATTAATATCGTCAAAACTACATACGTCTCTGCTAATTAGTAGCCTTGCCGTCATCTCTTTAATACATTCTATTAAAGGAGCGGTTATTACGACGGCAGTTTTTGAGTTATTATACGCTCTTTGATAACATCCTCCATCTGCTGCTGAACTACATTCGACTAATGCTAACGGATCGGTAGGATCGGTAGAATCAGAAAGAGTTGAAGAATCACCGCTTATATCCATAAAGTTTGAATACATAGATTTCGGAAAAGGTTCCCTGATATATTTACATCCTACCGGTACATAGCCGGTAACACCAAGGGTGGACACACATATACGGTCATTGTCTTGAATAACTTTCCACGGTATAACCGGAAAACCTACATCAATCATTATGTCACCGTCGCCGGGCTTAGCCGTATATATATTGTGATAATCTGCTTCGTTATTTTTCCACGAATCTTTAATATCTTCCCAGGGGTCACTGCCGGTAAGTACGGCCTTAGCTATAGCAATAGCGGAATCTGCGACTGCCTTTGCTCGAACTACAACTAATTTAGCGTTGCTACATAAACCGAAAGTTAATTCGAGCTTGTCAGGATCAGGATCGGCTCTATTTTGGCGAGTACATTGTCCCCCGGGAAATTGTGAATCGAACAATTTGTGATCATTTATTTTTAGGCGTAAAAACGTATTCATGTAAAGTACGGGGGAGACAAGATTCATTATCGCAAAAGTAAAAAACGGTGCAGGTATACAAGTATGAGAAAATTCAGAACGTAATAAATTCCCCACTCCTTGAGTTTCACAAGTCAAACCGGTTAGAATACTGGTTATAGTATCAAGCGTATCGTCGGCAGATACGTTATTTATACCACTGAAATTTAACGTGCAGCTTAATATCAAAATTTTAATTATAGTATGAGGAAAAAATTTCATGACGTAATGCGTGCCTCCGATATGTCATTCCTGTGAGGCATTGTTGTGTGAGTATCTGCAACGTCATTGCGAGGAGGCACAAAGTGCCGACGTGGCAATCTAGTTTTGTCATGCTGAACTTGTTTCAGCATCTCTTGTAGTAGATCCTGAAATAAATTCAGGATGACAATTATTTTCTGGATTGTAACAAAGCTTGCAGCAGCGGCGTTGTCGCATAGCTCGAAAATTAATAAAAATCCGTTATTGCGAAGCCACGAAGTGGCTGCGGCAATCCAGGCTATCCCGAATGTAATGAGGGATTTAATTAGAATACTAAACAAGTTTAGTATAAAAATATGTTTAACCGGATTGCCACGTCGGCACTTTGTGTATCCTCGCAATGACGATTCCGGTAGCCCTGCAACAACACCTGCAGCGGTGAGCCATGACGTTTTGGGTATCCACTCAACAATGCCTTGCGGGAATGACATCGAAAATAATCCACGTAACACGGACTTCTGATAATAACGATTTTTCAAATTAATAAAGTATCTATGCATAAATAAGTTATAGTGATTTTGCTTCTGCGTAAAATATAGGTAACCATTTTTCAGGATCGTCACCGTGTTTTTCCCTAATTTGATCAAGTAGCAAGACGGTTTCAACTCTGCCTGATAAGACATTAATTATATTAGTCATACCGTCTAAACTAACTTTAGCGACTACGGCGTCTACTCCTTGTTTTATTAAAAAATAACGTGTTGTCGGATCGGTAGTTTTAATTAAAGTATATTCACGCTGACTAAGCATAAAAGCCGTGCGATAAATATCGGTTGCTTTAAGGTTAGGTAGAAAAATCTGTGTAGCCGTTTGCTGTATCAACGTATCGCTAATCCTACTTTTTGCCGCATCTTCAACGCTTTGAGTAGCAAAAATTACAAAAGTATTTAATTTACGTAAAACTTTTAGCCAGTCTTTAATTTTAGGAGCAAATACCGGATTATCAATTAAAGCCCAAGCTTCGTCAAGTACAAGCATTGTTCTTTGCCCGTCTAAAGAAATATTAATTCGGTGGAAGATATATAACAATACGGGCGATAAGCTAATCGGGTCTTTTAGTAATTCTGTCATATCAAAACCGAATACTCTGGCTTTTTGTAAGTCAATATTATCTTCTTCATTATCAAATATTTTTGCATGAGAGCCTTTACCGACCCACATAGCAATTCGACTTGCTAAACTATCTGGGGTATCGATTCCTAAAAATGCTACGACGTTACTAAGTCTTCTATCTTTTTTCTCAAGCCTAAAGCTACCGCTTACTAGTTGAGATAACACTTTGTTATCTTGAGCCGTTAAGCTTTCTCCGCTAGAAGTTACTAGAACTCTTAGCCATTCTAAAATAAATGTCCTATTTTCACTAGTATCGTCTAATTGTAAAGGGTTGAAGTTACATTTTATCCCCGGATCGATCGTAGTATAAACGCCGTTCAGTGCGCGAATAAATATCTCGGCTCCTCGATCTTTATCAAAAAAGAACATTCGAGGTTTAAATTTTTGAGCTTCGGCGCATAGAAAATTCATTAAGACCGTTTTACCGGCACCTGTAGGTCCGATAATTAAAGTATGTCCGACATCTCTTACATGGAAATTAAAATAAAAAGGCGTACCAGAAGTAGTATCAAGTACCGTTACGTATTCTCCCCAATGGTTATCTTTAATTTTACCTAAAGGGTAATTATGTTGGGAAGCAAAACTAGCCATATTTAAAGTATTTATAGTAGATTTGCGGACTATATAATCTATATTTCCCGGCAATTGCCCCCAATAACTAGGTTCCATATTAATTTTTTCTCTAACGGGTTGAATACCGGAATTAGAAAGTTCGACTGAAGCCATTGACAATATGTCTTCCAAAGCTTTAGGGTTATTTGCGGAACATAGAAGCGACAAATGATGTTCACCGAACCCGATATCGCCGCTGGTCGCCATATCAAGTGCTTGCGAGATTTCGGCAACTTGCGACACTGCTTTATCACCGGATTGGATCATTCGATTTTGCTGCAGTTGCATTTTACCTATTGCTACCGTTCTGTTGGCAAAAACAAAACTTTGAGTCATGACAAATTCAAAAGGCATTTGTAAAAAACCGTCAAAAATTCCTGCAGAAGTAGAAGGGCCGTATTCAAGAATACTTATTATACCGGCGTACTTTTTCCCGACAGGGCTTCTTGACTCAATAATTCTAGAGCCGAAAAATAATCTATGAGTAGGAATATATTGATCGATAGGGCCTCTCGGTAAAGCGACGGGACCGGGAGAATCACCGCAATTTATAAGAGAAGAAAGAAATTCTAAAATTTCACAATAAGAACCTTTATCGGTGGCACGTGTGCCGAGCAATGTTGCTCCATAGCTTCTAAAAGTATTAACTATTCTGGTAGACATTTCTTGGAGATTTTCTTTCATCTCTTTCATATCATTTTCCCAGGCGGTTTTATTAGATTTTTGTCTTAGTTTCTTAATAAAATACTCAACAATAGCCGCACCTCCGGTATCGGGTCTGTATAAAATGCTAACATATAGCTCATTAAAAAATGACCTAGCACCGGCGTGTTTTTTCCGCCATTCCGCGCCTAAATAAGTTATAAAATCATTCGGTACTTTTACTGTCGGGTCGTATGTAAATTCAGTATCGTCAAATATCACGGCTTTACGTCTTCTGATAATATGAAAATACATTATGATATTACCGGATGACATGTTTTTTAATAAAGCATTCCGAATATTTTTTTTAATATCGAGATCTTCATCGTCAGCTGTTTCAAAGGAAAAACCGTTTATTTTTACGACTTGTAAAAGTTCATTATTCTTAGTAAGGATAGTATTACTATCCCAGTGGCATTTATAGGGAATAAAATGAGAGGCTGACTTTTCCTGTTTAGCCTTTGATTCTTTGGCAGCTTTGGTTTTAAATAACTTCATTACTTAACCTGAATATTTTTTGACTATACTATTATCAGTGAGGCGTGAATTATTCAAACTCCTCGGTGTCATTCCCGCTGCCCTCTATGTCATTTCCGCTGCCCTATGTCATTTCCGCTGCCCTATGTCATTCCCGCTGCCCTATGTCATTCCCGCGTAGGTGGGAATCCAGAAAAATTATAGTCATCCTGAATTTATTTCAGGATCTACTAAAGATGCTGCAACAAGTTCAGCATGACAATGAAAAGTCTGGATTCCCGTTTTCACGGGAATGACATCGAAAATTTGAGCCAAACAACAATGCTACACTCAAGCACTATATGAGTTTGCTCCATAATAAAATTTATTAGGACATTGGCTAGTTCTTGACAGCTTATTTAAATATAATTCTATAAATCTCGGTTCTTTAAAACATATAATATAACCGATTAAATGCAAGACTCCGGCAACAAATAAAACAGAAATCCCGTTATTCCAAATAAATAATGTCATAGACGTTATCATATTTAAGGCTGCAAATTTTATGCTTACCCCGAATATCATCGCCGGTCTAGTTAACCCTACAAATAAAGGATCGGATGATAAATTGCCGGCCATAAATTACCTTTCTTATTTAAAACTATTATTTATATTTTGTAAACATAGTAAGTAGCACTGAATTTGGAGTGGTATTACTTATAAAATGCACACAGCCGATATTATTTTCAATTGCATTAACTGCAATTTCGATTAATTCCGCTTTTATAAAATTATTATTATCGTTTAACATTGATTTAAATACATTAACATCTTGCGCTTTTATATCAGGCGCAAGAGATTTTGATGACTCATACGGCAATATTAAATGATCTGCGCTTAAAGCAGAAGAAATTACGGCGGTTGTAAGGTCGGCATTTAATAAATGTGTGTTTTCTTGTTCATCATTGGCGATAGGCGATATAACCGGTATAATATTATTATCTTCAAAATTTAATAAAATTTCAGGATTAATCATTATAGGCTCACTTATAAAACCAATATCTATAACATCCTGATTTGTGGTTCTTCGATGCGATAATTTAGATTTCTTTGCTTGAAGTAAGTTAGTATCCTTACCGGAAATACCGATAGCATAGCACCCCACGCTACAAAGCTTTGACACAATAAGTTTATTAACATAACCGGATAAGATCATTTCCATAATAATAGGATTATTATGAGCCATTGCTCCGATTCTATCATTAAGATTATCTTCAACTAGTGTTTTTAACGGCGAATTTTCTAAATCGATATGATCATGTATTATAGATATTTTAGCACCACACATCTCAAGTAGTTGAATAGATTCGGCAAAAGCCGTTAATAATTCATTATTATTAATAATTGTTGACGATAATTTTACTACTATAACCTGATCTTTTATCTCGTTACCACGTCTTATTATGTCTTTGATTGTGATAATATTT
This genomic window from Rickettsia endosymbiont of Ceutorhynchus obstrictus contains:
- a CDS encoding type IV secretion system protein, with amino-acid sequence MKIHKIAKIFITVYLMFSTLNSFAGTYGESCSPLPFTPDNFLEQTAYGQVRRSVAGKGLSGTGYCDADNSSFKLCIRNGYSSGSCVIDIINENASKTLGSVSPNEPTLGGNPLLKDIILTVKRSGTHDLCLFMPTPRGPTPIACKTLNSSTPPPSPPIPDCSNVGKSCYMQENRSQSLLNFSGLAVDCLKETLDKVFFRETSCTPQDQSISITNLNSFPIFQGYLKSTIGAALILYTMFFGFNMILNKDYANIDKIAIFVIKFLFVTYFAIGLGQITLQGGKPYQENGMLKYGLPLLTGIAPEFAQIVFNAGGSRGLCEFDTTKYPSGYQFYALWDAIDCRIGYYLGMDLLYNIDSGGILSNFSSTTNGKGNNSPIPDLGTPDSNSPEDLSKIGSLKFFTVMFGFFMAGNIIILASGLLFSIIFLSIVLYFITHYLVCLITIYVMTYISPIFIPMMLFTRTKAYFDSWLKICLSCALQPAIIAGFIALLLTMYDSAIYKNCEFLRHDYANNNIKFSTFELRLPDSDKTQCQNSLGYKLLQYYAGQGWEEHLLILFPIKSIVKDIVSILAELLCVLVFSIIFYYFSKSIGQFAADLTSGPNMDAVTASPTKIVDLVKQGAAFVKDAAQTAQGKPPAMPAPGGGGGRSGGPQSGDANSASGGGGTVSDLASGGGK
- a CDS encoding type IV secretion system protein, with amino-acid sequence MKFFPHTIIKILILSCTLNFSGINNVSADDTLDTITSILTGLTCETQGVGNLLRSEFSHTCIPAPFFTFAIMNLVSPVLYMNTFLRLKINDHKLFDSQFPGGQCTRQNRADPDPDKLELTFGLCSNAKLVVVRAKAVADSAIAIAKAVLTGSDPWEDIKDSWKNNEADYHNIYTAKPGDGDIMIDVGFPVIPWKVIQDNDRICVSTLGVTGYVPVGCKYIREPFPKSMYSNFMDISGDSSTLSDSTDPTDPLALVECSSAADGGCYQRAYNNSKTAVVITAPLIECIKEMTARLLISRDVCSFDDINQVITDPSKRNSSALFQFQVNMHKIVTALLTLYVIFFGFKIILAGEVPPKAEFINFILKMLFVTYFSIGINITPGSTSNYDRLDGMIQFVFPFLLDGISGLASWVMNASPSDLCKFNGSDIQYDSKIAYIALWDALDCRVAHYLGLDMLSTLYVENAYKSHDFKNFDFFSFSAPPYIYLLIPAIISGNMMLVSIALSYPLLVISVAAFMVNATVMCMISIVILGILAPLFVPMFLFQYTRGYFESWVKLLISFLLQPMVVTTFMITMFSVYDFGFYGQCKYTNKLIHNSIENVAQGGGKTSRDVLIFYIDNDWNKYTKEEADSCKNSLGYMLNNPLSTMFDFGKDSLDEIITEKPGATETDKYLAKFQFLSGIILGPGMFFISPKVLFEKIKDILLALITACFTLYLMYNFSSQLAEFAADMTEGVSLSNVAIKPQAIFKAAMAGLAAAGQATKALDGIAKGGGKAGEFMSGSGGKSRDNLATSGGGGGGGGSTVPTSGGNSSGNVKAPTSSGSGGATSSFDNISNDTGSSANDSFANMRASIATPSSLKSPDIATSPTSLDNSKEEKKDPIKDDTNKLPESPKQEERIKRTGEADKFEDLSGQLNIERKTESIKEDTQDNISTKKKAYGLADNKDLNEQESHEKQQGEAGFIKQEKRNAEIRERKVAAEKEREELLRSGGGRAGPNSKKIDSGSNENS
- a CDS encoding VirB4 family type IV secretion/conjugal transfer ATPase, giving the protein MKLFKTKAAKESKAKQEKSASHFIPYKCHWDSNTILTKNNELLQVVKINGFSFETADDEDLDIKKNIRNALLKNMSSGNIIMYFHIIRRRKAVIFDDTEFTYDPTVKVPNDFITYLGAEWRKKHAGARSFFNELYVSILYRPDTGGAAIVEYFIKKLRQKSNKTAWENDMKEMKENLQEMSTRIVNTFRSYGATLLGTRATDKGSYCEILEFLSSLINCGDSPGPVALPRGPIDQYIPTHRLFFGSRIIESRSPVGKKYAGIISILEYGPSTSAGIFDGFLQMPFEFVMTQSFVFANRTVAIGKMQLQQNRMIQSGDKAVSQVAEISQALDMATSGDIGFGEHHLSLLCSANNPKALEDILSMASVELSNSGIQPVREKINMEPSYWGQLPGNIDYIVRKSTINTLNMASFASQHNYPLGKIKDNHWGEYVTVLDTTSGTPFYFNFHVRDVGHTLIIGPTGAGKTVLMNFLCAEAQKFKPRMFFFDKDRGAEIFIRALNGVYTTIDPGIKCNFNPLQLDDTSENRTFILEWLRVLVTSSGESLTAQDNKVLSQLVSGSFRLEKKDRRLSNVVAFLGIDTPDSLASRIAMWVGKGSHAKIFDNEEDNIDLQKARVFGFDMTELLKDPISLSPVLLYIFHRINISLDGQRTMLVLDEAWALIDNPVFAPKIKDWLKVLRKLNTFVIFATQSVEDAAKSRISDTLIQQTATQIFLPNLKATDIYRTAFMLSQREYTLIKTTDPTTRYFLIKQGVDAVVAKVSLDGMTNIINVLSGRVETVLLLDQIREKHGDDPEKWLPIFYAEAKSL
- a CDS encoding type IV secretion system protein VirB3, with product MAGNLSSDPLFVGLTRPAMIFGVSIKFAALNMITSMTLFIWNNGISVLFVAGVLHLIGYIICFKEPRFIELYLNKLSRTSQCPNKFYYGANSYSA
- a CDS encoding acetylglutamate kinase, which gives rise to MQENLKLVWQNASNRKKKETENIPSLKNIITIKDIIRRGNEIKDQVIVVKLSSTIINNNELLTAFAESIQLLEMCGAKISIIHDHIDLENSPLKTLVEDNLNDRIGAMAHNNPIIMEMILSGYVNKLIVSKLCSVGCYAIGISGKDTNLLQAKKSKLSHRRTTNQDVIDIGFISEPIMINPEILLNFEDNNIIPVISPIANDEQENTHLLNADLTTAVISSALSADHLILPYESSKSLAPDIKAQDVNVFKSMLNDNNNFIKAELIEIAVNAIENNIGCVHFISNTTPNSVLLTMFTKYK